A stretch of Deltaproteobacteria bacterium DNA encodes these proteins:
- a CDS encoding methylmalonyl-CoA mutase: MNSWEPRMTDYKNDLNDPGQFPFTRGIHKTMYRGRFWTMRQYAGFGTAEETNQRFKYLLDHGQTGLSVAFDLPTQMGYDSDHLMARGEVGRVGVAIDTVDDMGRLLDGIPLDQVSTSMTINATASILLALYLAVADRRGISWDKLRGTVQNDILKEYIARGTYIYPASPSLRIITDLFTFCQKQAPKWNAISVSGYHMREAGCTAVQEVAFTLQNGLVYLRAATQAGLVVDDIAPQISFFFGVHNDFLEEIAKFRAARRLWARLVREKFNAQKEESCKLKFHSQTAGCSLTAQQPHNNIVRVTLQAMAAVLGGTQSLHTNSFDEALALPTEESARIALRTQQILAHESGIANSADPVAGSYAIEAMTDRIEKEALALMRKVDAIGGTLRAIETGFIQKQIQDAAYLCQKEVEEKKQIVVGVNQFRLEQEESPKILRIDSQLEERKKKELARFRSDRDPKKAEQALKAIETAAKGNDNLIPLMIESVKAKATVGEISDRLRKVFGVYKENVVV, translated from the coding sequence ATGAACTCCTGGGAGCCGAGAATGACGGACTACAAAAATGATCTGAATGATCCGGGACAGTTCCCCTTTACCCGTGGAATTCACAAGACGATGTACCGGGGGCGTTTTTGGACGATGCGTCAGTATGCCGGGTTTGGGACTGCGGAAGAGACGAATCAGAGGTTCAAGTATCTTCTGGACCATGGACAGACCGGACTTTCGGTCGCCTTCGATCTTCCAACTCAGATGGGGTATGACTCGGATCATCTGATGGCACGTGGAGAGGTTGGGCGAGTCGGAGTTGCAATTGATACCGTTGATGACATGGGGCGTCTCCTGGACGGCATTCCTCTGGACCAGGTTTCCACCTCTATGACGATCAATGCAACCGCCTCAATTCTTCTGGCCCTCTATCTGGCCGTGGCGGATCGACGCGGGATTTCCTGGGACAAACTGCGCGGGACGGTTCAAAATGATATTTTAAAGGAATACATTGCGCGGGGGACCTACATCTACCCCGCCTCCCCGTCGCTCCGTATTATTACGGATCTTTTTACCTTTTGTCAGAAGCAGGCCCCCAAATGGAATGCGATCAGTGTTTCCGGTTACCACATGCGGGAGGCTGGCTGTACTGCCGTTCAGGAGGTTGCCTTTACGCTTCAGAATGGGCTCGTTTACCTTCGGGCAGCGACGCAAGCGGGACTGGTTGTGGATGATATTGCCCCGCAGATCTCCTTCTTTTTTGGGGTTCATAACGATTTTTTGGAAGAGATCGCAAAGTTTCGGGCCGCCCGCCGCTTGTGGGCCAGGTTGGTCCGTGAGAAGTTCAATGCGCAAAAGGAGGAATCCTGCAAGCTCAAGTTTCATTCGCAAACGGCTGGTTGTTCGCTTACCGCTCAACAGCCCCACAATAATATCGTTCGTGTGACCCTTCAGGCGATGGCGGCCGTTTTGGGAGGGACCCAGTCACTCCATACCAATTCTTTTGATGAGGCGTTGGCACTTCCCACAGAAGAGTCGGCGCGAATCGCCCTCCGGACCCAGCAGATTCTGGCTCATGAATCGGGGATTGCAAATTCAGCAGATCCGGTTGCCGGTTCTTATGCGATTGAAGCGATGACGGATCGGATTGAAAAAGAGGCACTGGCGTTGATGAGGAAGGTCGATGCGATCGGTGGAACACTTCGGGCGATTGAAACCGGCTTTATCCAGAAGCAGATCCAGGATGCCGCCTATCTTTGCCAGAAGGAGGTGGAAGAGAAGAAACAGATTGTGGTGGGGGTGAATCAGTTTCGTCTGGAACAGGAGGAGTCCCCTAAAATCCTGCGGATTGACTCCCAACTGGAAGAACGTAAGAAAAAGGAGCTTGCCCGGTTTCGATCGGATCGAGATCCCAAAAAGGCAGAGCAAGCTTTAAAGGCGATCGAGACGGCGGCCAAGGGGAATGATAACTTGATCCCTTTGATGATCGAATCTGTCAAGGCCAAGGCAACCGTTGGTGAGATATCGGATCGATTGAGAAAGGTTTTTGGAGTCTATAAAGAAAATGTTGTAGTCTAA
- the tatC gene encoding twin-arginine translocase subunit TatC: protein MSEKKLSLTAHLIELRIRLIRSFIALGAGVAGSLYFSKEIFSWLQKPLLDVLPSNSSFITTNPVEPMIIYLKVSLLAGLFLSSPFIFYQLWRFISPGLFPGEKKIAFSFVLFSTLFFVGGALFGYFVIFPIGFQFFVALLVGTDIQLLPHMREYLGFISKMLLTFGLVFEMPVLLTLLARMGLVTRDQLKKARRYVIVLSFLIAGLLTPGPDVFSQLLLALPLLVGDEFIYSGLVLSE from the coding sequence ATGTCTGAGAAGAAACTATCACTGACGGCGCATTTAATCGAGCTCCGAATCCGCCTGATCCGCTCTTTCATTGCCTTGGGAGCCGGCGTGGCCGGTTCCCTCTACTTCTCCAAAGAGATATTCAGCTGGCTGCAAAAACCGCTTCTTGATGTTCTGCCCTCCAACTCCTCTTTCATTACAACCAATCCGGTCGAGCCGATGATCATTTATCTCAAGGTCTCGCTCCTGGCGGGTCTTTTTTTAAGCTCCCCCTTTATTTTCTACCAGCTGTGGCGGTTTATCTCTCCGGGGCTTTTCCCGGGTGAAAAAAAAATCGCCTTCTCGTTCGTCCTTTTTTCAACCCTGTTTTTTGTCGGAGGAGCCCTCTTCGGCTACTTTGTGATCTTTCCAATCGGATTCCAGTTTTTTGTTGCACTTCTGGTGGGGACCGACATCCAGCTCCTCCCCCACATGAGGGAATACCTCGGATTCATCTCCAAAATGCTTTTGACCTTCGGACTCGTCTTTGAAATGCCGGTGCTTCTGACCCTTCTCGCCCGCATGGGACTCGTAACACGCGACCAACTGAAAAAGGCACGACGTTATGTCATCGTCTTGAGCTTCCTGATCGCCGGTCTCCTGACTCCCGGACCCGACGTCTTCTCCCAGCTCTTGCTCGCCCTGCCCCTGCTCGTCGGTGACGAATTTATTTACTCAGGACTAGTGCTGAGCGAGTAA
- a CDS encoding twin-arginine translocase TatA/TatE family subunit gives MFGLGTGELLVVLALALIFIGPEKIPSIATQLGRAIRKFRQSIDEIKSDLKDV, from the coding sequence ATGTTCGGTCTCGGAACAGGAGAACTGCTCGTCGTTTTGGCACTGGCTCTTATTTTTATCGGACCGGAGAAAATCCCGTCAATCGCTACACAGCTGGGACGGGCCATCCGTAAATTCAGACAATCGATCGACGAGATCAAATCGGATCTAAAAGATGTCTGA
- a CDS encoding histone deacetylase, whose protein sequence is MGRVNETAVIWDERYLLHHTGLWHPERPERLRAIKKVLDEKPVGKLLTRLEPRMATREEISLVHDFEYVQKIEKTAGHEMQLDPDTLVSPSSWEAACLAVGGMLTAVDWVVSPHLLPPRNAFAFVRPPGHHAERARAMGFCLFNNVAIAAEYALRKPGIQKVLIIDYDVHHGNGTQWSFYNRNDVFYISTHRYPFYPGTGARKEEGEGKGKGYTLNCTFRGSEGDEEYLTTFDKEIIPSSMDYHPDLVLISAGYDAHRLDPLGGMNVTAAGFAEMTSKILEVARQSCNGRLVMVLEGGYSLEGLAQSVEACLEKIAL, encoded by the coding sequence ATGGGCCGGGTGAATGAAACGGCTGTCATTTGGGATGAACGCTACCTGTTGCACCATACGGGCCTTTGGCACCCGGAGCGACCGGAGCGGTTGAGGGCGATCAAAAAAGTTCTGGATGAAAAGCCGGTTGGAAAATTGCTGACTCGCCTCGAACCCCGGATGGCGACTCGGGAAGAGATTTCACTCGTTCATGACTTTGAGTACGTCCAAAAAATAGAGAAAACCGCTGGGCATGAGATGCAGCTTGACCCCGACACGCTGGTCTCCCCAAGCTCCTGGGAGGCAGCCTGTCTGGCGGTGGGGGGGATGTTGACGGCGGTCGATTGGGTGGTATCCCCACATTTACTCCCTCCCCGAAACGCCTTCGCCTTTGTCCGTCCTCCCGGTCATCACGCCGAACGGGCACGCGCAATGGGATTTTGTCTTTTTAATAATGTTGCCATTGCAGCCGAATATGCGCTTCGCAAACCGGGAATCCAGAAGGTGTTGATCATCGACTACGATGTGCATCACGGCAATGGCACGCAGTGGTCTTTTTACAATCGGAACGATGTCTTCTACATCTCAACCCATCGATATCCTTTTTATCCGGGAACCGGTGCGCGGAAGGAGGAAGGGGAGGGAAAGGGGAAGGGGTACACACTCAACTGCACTTTTCGTGGGAGTGAGGGGGATGAGGAGTATCTGACCACCTTTGACAAAGAGATTATTCCTTCTTCCATGGACTATCATCCAGACCTTGTTTTGATCTCTGCAGGCTACGATGCCCATCGGCTCGATCCACTCGGTGGTATGAATGTCACGGCTGCCGGATTTGCCGAGATGACTTCCAAGATATTAGAGGTTGCCAGGCAGTCTTGTAATGGCCGACTCGTGATGGTCTTGGAGGGTGGTTACAGCCTTGAGGGGTTGGCCCAGAGCGTCGAGGCTTGTCTTGAAAAAATAGCGCTATAA
- a CDS encoding helix-turn-helix domain-containing protein, with amino-acid sequence MTSNIMTIKEAARFLRVAPITLYRKVRRGEVPASKLGRSWRFHREQLEEWIKKPPPVHRLPPVSSPLFRHLSGREAESTLKFIEEIRKENGVEKVILYGSKARGDFRENSDIDLLLVLHSRPPFLKKAILEKARQISLEEEVLLQILILSKQEWEEPSFKTFLLVEKIKREGIPLYG; translated from the coding sequence ATGACTAGTAATATAATGACGATCAAAGAGGCCGCCAGGTTTCTAAGGGTGGCACCGATAACGCTTTATCGGAAGGTTCGTCGTGGGGAGGTCCCAGCCTCCAAGTTGGGGAGGAGTTGGCGTTTTCATCGGGAACAACTGGAAGAGTGGATCAAGAAACCACCTCCTGTTCATCGCTTGCCCCCTGTCTCCTCCCCGTTGTTTCGTCATCTCTCAGGCCGTGAGGCAGAATCGACGCTTAAGTTTATTGAGGAGATTCGGAAAGAAAATGGTGTTGAGAAGGTTATTTTGTATGGGTCCAAAGCTCGTGGAGATTTTAGGGAGAATTCAGATATTGATCTGCTCCTGGTTCTTCATTCTCGCCCGCCTTTTCTTAAGAAAGCAATTTTAGAAAAAGCTCGCCAGATCAGTCTGGAAGAGGAGGTTTTGTTGCAGATTCTTATTTTGTCTAAACAAGAGTGGGAAGAGCCTTCGTTCAAAACTTTTCTCTTAGTCGAGAAAATCAAGAGGGAGGGGATTCCTCTCTATGGATGA
- a CDS encoding HEPN domain-containing protein yields MDEKEKKLAHYRMNQSEEALRSAKALLDMSDYRGAINRFYYSAFYATQALLMQKGKEARTHSGNLHLFREEYIKTGIFPQETNQVLSDLFEVRLEGDYGFPDEPDRHEADLAQQNCEEFVSQAKKVFQKGASPKKLPKQP; encoded by the coding sequence ATGGATGAAAAAGAAAAAAAGTTGGCCCATTACCGCATGAACCAATCCGAAGAGGCACTTCGTTCTGCCAAGGCACTTTTGGATATGAGTGATTATCGGGGAGCTATTAACCGTTTTTATTACTCGGCTTTTTATGCGACTCAGGCCCTTCTTATGCAAAAAGGGAAGGAGGCGCGTACCCATTCGGGCAATCTCCACCTCTTTCGTGAAGAGTATATTAAAACAGGGATCTTTCCTCAGGAAACCAATCAGGTATTGAGCGATCTCTTTGAGGTGAGGCTGGAAGGGGACTACGGATTTCCTGATGAGCCGGATCGCCACGAGGCTGACTTGGCGCAGCAAAACTGTGAAGAGTTTGTAAGTCAGGCGAAAAAGGTATTTCAGAAGGGAGCCTCACCTAAAAAGCTCCCAAAACAGCCATAA
- a CDS encoding PBP1A family penicillin-binding protein, producing MPSFTEGIGRFIKILVTLFGLAAFCLLTAAVLIYLHYSRDLPKIGNVTEYRPPVVSEVYAKDGTKIGEFWKECRFLVPYDQIPKRIVDAFVASEDERFWEHGGVDLKSIFRAFVENLRAGHVVQGGSTITQQVTRSLLLTREKSVERKIKEALLATQLEQSLNKEQILYLYLNQIFLGNRAYGVVAAARNYFHKTLAELNLAEIALIAGLPSAPTNFSPLNNQEQARKRQIHVLSQMYENGYITRTERDEALRATLTIYRHGIDKDFNLRQAPYFVEFIRQWIIEKYGEESLYQRGLQIQTSIRLESTRAAEQALRRGLERVDQTKEFRGPLDRLKESEIVPFAEKVQEEILAEGEDFFLFPASETEETQRTVLQEGRLYQGVIIGRQSDGSIEVLVGLTSGKIFPRQAGRVQSVRKGEVYWLRKEGDHFLVDQEPEIEGALYSLNPLTGEIEAMVGGYSYKRSEFNRATQALRQPGSAFKPIVYAAALDKGYTPQTVIVDAPVVYQIGQDEYWNPKNYGEKYSGPMSLRTALTHSINVIAVKVLNEIGTHYAVAYARKLGITTPLVKYLSSALGSNDLTLQELTLAYGTFVAGGVNPQVIPILKITDGSGNILLENKPREVTPEILFNQKSDGDPELIRDELIRQAEPWIEKDEIELSSAEKKILYGGSIPSGHVLTPQTAFIMLHMMQEVVQRGTGARARELERPVAGKTGTTNNETDAWFIAAIPELITGVWIGYDSKIKIGEKMTGGVIAAPVWLDYMKQVAPRFPIREFHVPSFVDLSRAAFVKKAPSPESPVSQEKKKGDRAVDFLFEDL from the coding sequence ATGCCATCATTCACCGAAGGAATCGGTCGTTTTATCAAGATACTCGTAACCTTGTTCGGCCTCGCTGCATTTTGTCTCCTGACAGCAGCCGTTCTTATCTACCTCCACTATTCAAGGGATCTTCCTAAAATAGGCAACGTCACGGAATACCGCCCCCCTGTGGTCAGCGAGGTTTACGCCAAGGATGGGACAAAAATCGGGGAGTTCTGGAAAGAATGCCGATTTTTGGTCCCGTATGATCAGATTCCAAAACGGATTGTCGATGCCTTTGTCGCCAGCGAGGATGAAAGATTCTGGGAACACGGCGGTGTGGACCTTAAAAGTATCTTTCGGGCCTTTGTAGAAAATCTCCGGGCGGGCCATGTCGTTCAGGGGGGATCAACCATCACCCAGCAGGTCACACGCTCTCTCCTCCTGACGCGCGAGAAGTCGGTCGAAAGAAAAATCAAGGAGGCGCTTCTGGCAACCCAGCTTGAACAGAGTCTCAACAAGGAACAGATTCTCTACCTTTACTTAAACCAGATTTTCTTGGGAAACAGGGCCTACGGAGTCGTGGCGGCCGCCCGCAATTACTTTCATAAAACCCTGGCGGAACTGAACCTTGCAGAGATCGCTCTCATCGCCGGTCTGCCGTCGGCCCCTACAAATTTTTCGCCCCTCAACAACCAGGAACAGGCGAGAAAACGCCAAATTCATGTGCTCAGCCAGATGTATGAGAATGGTTACATCACCCGCACAGAGAGAGACGAGGCGCTCAGAGCAACACTCACGATCTATCGTCATGGAATAGACAAGGATTTTAACCTTCGGCAGGCCCCTTATTTCGTGGAGTTTATCCGCCAATGGATCATTGAAAAATATGGCGAAGAGTCCCTCTATCAGAGAGGCCTTCAGATCCAGACGTCGATTCGTCTGGAGTCGACACGTGCCGCTGAGCAAGCTCTGCGCCGTGGGTTAGAGCGAGTAGACCAGACAAAAGAGTTTCGGGGCCCACTGGACAGACTGAAAGAAAGTGAAATCGTCCCGTTTGCCGAAAAAGTCCAGGAAGAGATCCTGGCCGAAGGAGAGGACTTCTTTCTCTTCCCTGCCTCTGAAACGGAGGAGACTCAAAGGACTGTTCTTCAAGAGGGGCGTCTCTACCAAGGCGTTATCATCGGTCGGCAATCTGATGGTTCGATCGAAGTCTTGGTGGGACTTACGTCAGGGAAAATCTTCCCTCGTCAGGCAGGACGCGTCCAAAGCGTGAGAAAAGGGGAAGTCTACTGGCTTCGCAAGGAGGGGGATCATTTTCTCGTCGATCAGGAGCCGGAGATTGAAGGGGCCCTCTACTCTCTCAATCCTTTAACGGGCGAAATCGAGGCGATGGTTGGTGGCTACAGCTATAAAAGAAGTGAGTTTAACCGTGCCACACAGGCACTGAGGCAGCCGGGATCGGCCTTCAAGCCGATCGTCTACGCCGCCGCACTCGACAAGGGATACACCCCACAAACCGTGATCGTCGATGCCCCCGTCGTTTATCAGATCGGACAGGACGAATACTGGAACCCCAAAAATTATGGTGAGAAATACAGTGGTCCCATGTCGCTACGAACCGCCCTCACCCACTCAATTAACGTTATTGCCGTGAAAGTCTTGAACGAGATTGGTACCCATTATGCCGTCGCCTACGCACGTAAGCTCGGAATCACAACCCCGCTCGTCAAGTACCTCTCGTCGGCCCTCGGCTCCAATGACCTCACGCTCCAGGAACTGACGCTCGCGTATGGTACTTTTGTGGCAGGAGGGGTCAATCCTCAGGTGATCCCGATTCTGAAAATAACCGACGGGTCTGGAAACATCCTCCTGGAGAACAAGCCCCGCGAAGTGACACCTGAAATCCTGTTTAATCAAAAATCGGACGGCGATCCGGAACTGATTCGTGATGAACTGATCCGGCAAGCGGAGCCCTGGATTGAAAAAGATGAGATTGAACTCTCATCGGCAGAGAAAAAGATCCTGTACGGGGGTAGCATTCCGAGCGGCCACGTGCTGACCCCACAAACCGCCTTTATCATGCTCCATATGATGCAGGAGGTCGTTCAAAGAGGGACCGGGGCACGAGCCAGGGAGCTCGAACGCCCTGTCGCGGGAAAGACAGGAACGACCAACAACGAAACGGATGCCTGGTTTATCGCCGCAATCCCTGAATTAATTACCGGGGTCTGGATTGGCTACGACAGCAAGATAAAGATCGGCGAGAAGATGACGGGTGGGGTCATTGCCGCGCCGGTCTGGCTCGACTATATGAAGCAGGTCGCACCCCGATTTCCTATTCGGGAGTTTCATGTACCGTCTTTCGTGGATCTCTCACGCGCCGCGTTTGTCAAGAAAGCCCCCTCCCCCGAATCTCCTGTCTCACAAGAGAAGAAAAAGGGGGACCGAGCCGTCGATTTTCTGTTTGAGGATTTGTAA
- a CDS encoding LOG family protein codes for MKIKIGVMGSATEKLTHKQKQKAIELGQAIADKDCIVITGACPGLPHLAAKGAKQKGGLVIGISPGLSLVEHVHKYDAPTKHHDILIYTGSGLMGREVVNIRSSDVVIIIGGRSGTLGEFAIAYDEGKLIGVLQDTGGIADQIDVLLDICRIKDTGAKVITDTDPKKLVARLTKLYQKEFKRHGSIFDDYESKSYLRG; via the coding sequence ATGAAAATAAAGATTGGCGTCATGGGTTCCGCCACCGAAAAACTGACCCATAAACAGAAACAGAAGGCAATCGAGCTGGGACAGGCGATTGCCGACAAGGATTGCATTGTCATTACGGGGGCCTGCCCTGGTCTCCCCCATCTCGCTGCCAAGGGGGCCAAACAGAAGGGGGGGCTTGTGATCGGAATCTCCCCGGGTCTTTCTCTGGTCGAACATGTTCACAAATACGACGCCCCAACCAAGCACCACGATATCCTTATCTATACCGGCTCGGGTCTCATGGGACGGGAGGTCGTCAATATCCGCTCCTCCGACGTTGTCATCATTATTGGTGGAAGATCAGGAACCCTTGGGGAGTTTGCCATCGCCTATGATGAAGGGAAACTGATCGGCGTCCTTCAGGATACAGGTGGTATAGCGGATCAGATCGATGTCCTCCTCGACATTTGCCGTATCAAGGACACCGGTGCCAAGGTGATTACGGATACAGATCCCAAGAAGCTCGTTGCCCGATTGACAAAACTCTATCAAAAGGAGTTCAAGCGGCACGGGTCAATCTTCGATGATTATGAATCCAAGTCCTACCTGAGGGGCTGA
- a CDS encoding 6-phosphofructokinase — protein sequence MKIAVLTGGGDCSGLNAAIRAVVRRAVSLRDDVYGIRHGWKGLLENDVIRLTVDGTSNILPLGGTILGSSRVNPFKVKNGLKRCLKNFKQRRFDALVFIGGEGTLNVAAALSKAGIPVFGIPKTIDNDAQGTDYTIGFDTAVQIATNAIDRLHTTAESHQRVMIIEVMGRHAGWIAAYAGIAGGADAVLIPEKVFPMKTLCSIIGKRARRGCNFSIVVVAEDAQIKLENGQILRTPLSRDEYGDVKLGGIGELLASEIRKRMDSEVRVTVLGHIQRGGTPTAFDRVLATRLGAHAVESLHRREFGRMAVIRGDKITSLPIKKMAGRVKKVDPAFYETVRLFLE from the coding sequence ATGAAGATAGCGGTTTTAACTGGAGGGGGGGACTGTTCGGGGCTCAACGCCGCCATTCGTGCGGTCGTTCGCCGGGCGGTTTCTTTAAGAGATGATGTTTACGGGATCCGTCATGGTTGGAAAGGGCTTCTCGAAAACGACGTCATCCGCTTGACGGTTGATGGGACCTCCAACATCCTTCCGCTTGGCGGGACGATCCTCGGTTCATCACGGGTCAACCCGTTCAAGGTCAAAAACGGTCTCAAGCGGTGCCTTAAAAATTTCAAACAACGGCGGTTTGACGCGCTTGTCTTTATAGGAGGGGAGGGGACGCTCAATGTCGCGGCGGCCCTTTCAAAGGCCGGTATTCCTGTCTTTGGAATTCCGAAGACGATCGACAATGATGCCCAGGGGACTGACTACACCATCGGTTTTGATACAGCCGTTCAGATTGCCACCAATGCGATCGATCGTCTGCACACGACCGCTGAGTCCCATCAGCGGGTTATGATTATCGAGGTCATGGGGCGTCATGCCGGCTGGATTGCCGCTTACGCCGGCATTGCCGGAGGGGCGGATGCCGTTTTGATCCCCGAGAAAGTTTTCCCCATGAAGACACTTTGTTCCATTATCGGGAAGCGGGCCCGGCGGGGATGCAATTTTTCGATTGTTGTTGTGGCGGAGGATGCCCAGATCAAATTGGAAAACGGACAAATTCTCAGAACCCCGTTGAGTCGTGACGAGTATGGTGATGTGAAACTGGGGGGCATTGGAGAACTTCTGGCCAGTGAGATCCGAAAGAGAATGGATTCCGAGGTGAGGGTTACGGTTCTCGGGCACATTCAACGGGGTGGGACACCGACCGCCTTTGACCGCGTTCTGGCGACGCGCTTGGGTGCTCACGCGGTTGAATCCCTTCACCGAAGGGAATTTGGACGGATGGCGGTGATTCGGGGGGATAAGATAACGTCCCTTCCTATTAAAAAGATGGCCGGTCGGGTCAAGAAGGTTGACCCCGCTTTTTATGAAACGGTCAGACTTTTCCTTGAGTAA
- a CDS encoding cation transporter: MRKIRGRRGGATQAYLLWYVEEPPTKSIACAAALSLAIGKGVAAWWTGALALFASALDSLADFFVSSVNLFSLMVAERPADEDHKFGHGKAEAIAALFQSLLIGGSVIFLVYSAGKRLLRGVRPDHLEGGMVVIFVSAAVSLWLTWRLNRRAAQTGSVVLKTDALHYAMDLYAYGGILVSFLLIRTTGWWFLDPLISLLMACYVGYLAHCLGRRAVDELMDREVDPSIRQKVTEIVMRYKPEIVGIHNFKSRQASSKIFLQFHLDMKSDLTFLQVHELEERIAGEIRREMGNVHVTIHADPEGHGLDQTDLM; the protein is encoded by the coding sequence ATGAGAAAGATCCGAGGCAGACGAGGAGGCGCGACGCAGGCGTACTTGCTGTGGTACGTCGAGGAGCCGCCGACGAAGTCAATCGCTTGTGCTGCTGCTTTGAGTCTTGCGATCGGCAAAGGGGTTGCTGCCTGGTGGACCGGGGCCCTCGCGCTTTTTGCCTCGGCACTCGACTCGCTCGCCGATTTTTTTGTCTCCAGCGTCAATCTCTTTTCCCTGATGGTGGCGGAGCGTCCGGCGGATGAGGATCATAAATTTGGTCATGGCAAGGCCGAGGCGATCGCGGCGCTGTTTCAATCGCTCCTGATCGGAGGTTCGGTTATTTTTCTGGTCTATTCGGCCGGAAAACGTCTCTTAAGGGGGGTGAGGCCGGACCATCTGGAAGGGGGAATGGTTGTTATTTTCGTCTCGGCGGCGGTCAGTCTCTGGCTCACCTGGCGTTTGAACCGTCGGGCGGCCCAGACCGGTTCGGTTGTTCTCAAGACAGATGCCCTTCACTACGCGATGGATCTTTATGCCTACGGGGGAATTCTTGTCTCTTTCCTTCTCATTCGTACGACCGGCTGGTGGTTTCTGGATCCCCTGATCAGTCTTCTCATGGCCTGTTACGTCGGCTATCTGGCCCATTGCCTCGGTCGTCGGGCGGTTGATGAACTGATGGATCGTGAGGTTGATCCCTCGATTCGGCAAAAGGTGACGGAGATTGTGATGAGATACAAACCGGAGATTGTGGGGATACATAATTTCAAATCGCGCCAGGCCTCCTCAAAGATATTTTTACAGTTTCATCTGGATATGAAGAGCGATCTCACCTTTCTTCAGGTTCATGAACTGGAAGAGAGAATTGCTGGGGAGATTCGCCGCGAGATGGGGAATGTGCATGTCACCATCCATGCCGATCCGGAAGGACATGGATTGGATCAGACGGACTTGATGTGA
- a CDS encoding MFS transporter, whose product MKHRYFQICLQGFLFWLAYDLSRFPVIPLYAQKLGLPPEAIGFVVAASTLTGMFGKFLAGGLSDALGRKALMVFACLIAAGLPGFYFFADSAGTLIILRLFHGLGTATMGPVGRAFVSDIVSPEQRGNRLSSYTAMTNLGTMAGRSLGGFLLFWGGFLFPFAASLLAGLLALGIALRWPSDRKDFVHWKELWNRLLRGFYEVGQNRVVLVTSLAEAIQYLALGAVDAFLPIYAKSIHLEDWQIGLFYGLQTGSLILMKPGMGWISDRFGRHPQIIIGLFSGALVLWRIPLETSFAALAALVVCFGMTIAFVTSATTALITDVCQKEHYGAAHGVFGTIMDAGHASGPILSGFLIARWGYRFGFGTAAVALVIASLLFFFLVRQKENPA is encoded by the coding sequence GTGAAGCATCGCTATTTTCAGATTTGCCTTCAAGGCTTTCTCTTCTGGCTCGCCTACGATCTTTCCAGGTTTCCGGTCATTCCTCTCTATGCACAGAAGTTGGGGTTACCTCCGGAGGCAATCGGATTTGTTGTTGCCGCCTCGACACTCACCGGGATGTTCGGCAAATTTCTGGCGGGGGGACTGTCCGATGCCTTGGGCCGGAAGGCGTTAATGGTCTTTGCCTGTCTGATTGCTGCCGGTTTGCCGGGATTCTATTTTTTTGCCGACTCGGCAGGGACCCTTATCATCCTCCGCCTGTTTCATGGTTTGGGCACTGCGACGATGGGTCCGGTTGGTCGTGCCTTTGTCTCGGATATTGTCTCTCCGGAGCAACGTGGAAATCGACTTTCATCCTACACCGCCATGACCAATTTGGGGACGATGGCGGGTCGCTCGCTGGGCGGGTTTCTCCTCTTTTGGGGAGGTTTTCTGTTCCCTTTTGCGGCAAGCCTTCTGGCGGGGCTCCTTGCACTTGGCATTGCGCTTCGTTGGCCTTCGGATCGAAAGGATTTCGTTCACTGGAAGGAACTGTGGAATCGTCTGCTCCGCGGATTTTATGAGGTGGGGCAAAATCGTGTCGTGTTGGTGACAAGTCTTGCGGAGGCGATCCAGTACCTTGCCTTGGGAGCGGTCGATGCCTTTCTCCCGATTTACGCCAAGTCGATTCATTTGGAGGATTGGCAAATAGGCCTTTTTTACGGTCTGCAGACCGGCTCTCTTATTCTCATGAAGCCGGGGATGGGGTGGATCTCTGATCGTTTCGGGCGTCACCCGCAAATCATCATCGGGCTTTTCTCGGGTGCGCTTGTCCTCTGGAGGATTCCCCTGGAGACCTCGTTTGCGGCACTGGCGGCTTTGGTCGTCTGTTTTGGGATGACGATTGCCTTTGTGACCTCTGCCACAACGGCTCTTATTACGGACGTCTGTCAGAAGGAACATTATGGGGCGGCCCACGGGGTCTTTGGAACGATCATGGATGCGGGTCATGCTTCCGGTCCGATACTCTCCGGCTTTCTGATTGCCCGTTGGGGCTATCGATTTGGATTTGGAACGGCGGCCGTTGCGCTGGTTATTGCTTCTCTTTTGTTCTTCTTTCTGGTAAG